The Ostrinia nubilalis chromosome 17, ilOstNubi1.1, whole genome shotgun sequence genome contains a region encoding:
- the LOC135079720 gene encoding cilia- and flagella-associated protein 20-like — MFKNSYQNGLLSIFYSCGSNPLAIWDMEVKNGHIKRLTDNEVNSIVLEIVSTNVATTFISCPKRNQVLGIKLPFLVMIVKNLKRYFSFEITVLDDKNMRRRFRISNFQSTTKIKPFCTSMPIGLSGGWNQIQFNLADFTRRAYGTQFIETLRVQVHANARIRRIYFSERLYAEEELPQDYKLYLPLERKKKGKGKKEEPAKPAPAAAPAPEAAPPPPPEPPKEEPVGKPSTVTVTPATTDAEDEKPAEVVEEKPPEAAPEAAPEAPPEETAPAENPPEEGGEAPAAESEAPEEAPAAEPPAEEAPPAEE, encoded by the coding sequence atgtttaaaaattcataccaaaaTGGTTTGCTGTCAATATTCTACAGCTGTGGGTCAAATCCGTTGGCCATTTGGGATATGGAGGTAAAAAATGGCCATATCAAACGACTCACAGATAACGAAGTGAATTCTATAGTTCTCGAGATTGTTAGTACAAATGTAGCGACAACCTTCATTAGTTGTCCCAAAAGGAACCAAGTTTTGGGGATCAAATTGCCCTTTTTAGTCATGATAGTCAAAAATCTAAAGAGGTATTTCTCCTTTGAGATAACAGTGCTCGACGACAAGAATATGCGGAGAAGATTTAGAATTTCCAATTTCCAGTCGACTACGAAAATTAAGCCGTTTTGTACAAGTATGCCTATCGGCCTCTCGGGAGGGTGGAATCAGATACAATTCAACTTGGCGGATTTCACAAGAAGAGCTTATGGGACGCAGTTTATAGAAACGCTCAGAGTTCAAGTACACGCTAACGCTCGTATACGGAGAATTTATTTTAGCGAGCGATTGTACGCTGAGGAGGAATTGCCGCAGGATTACAAATTGTATTTGCCTTTGGAGCGTAAGAAGAAAGGGAAGGGAAAGAAGGAGGAACCAGCGAAGCCTGCACCCGCGGCTGCTCCAGCACCGGAGGCGGCGCCTCCACCACCGCCAGAGCCACCGAAAGAGGAGCCAGTTGGTAAACCTAGTACAGTTACAGTTACGCCGGCAACGACAGATGCTGAGGATGAGAAGCCTGCAGAGGTTGTTGAGGAGAAACCGCCCGAGGCAGCCCCCGAAGCAGCCCCAGAGGCACCTCCCGAAGAGACAGCACCAGCTGAGAATCCCCCTGAGGAAGGAGGAGAGGCTCCCGCAGCAGAATCCGAGGCTCCTGAAGAAGCCCCAGCTGCAGAGCCCCCAGCCGAAGAGGCTCCGCCAGCTGAAGAATAA
- the LOC135079721 gene encoding cilia- and flagella-associated protein 20-like, with translation MYRNAYQRGMLTVFFSVGSKPLNIWETHTQDGYITRFLDQDIKSMVLEIGGTNVSTTYMTCPKGNNVLGITMPFLVMIVKNLKKYFTFEVTILDETGTRRRFRVSNFQSSTQILPLCTVMPIGLSEGWNQIQFNLAEFTRRAYKKQFVEVQKLKINANIRLRRIYFTERLIPEDQLPPEYKLYFPLATKGAKGKKAIGPDVKDKENIQAAGPQAAVPPVEEKKEEPPIEEIKGSRTEVAKAGSKVSVHSVKKLPSKSKARLEEVPEGEVPPGSKRTSVASVPAPAGGEEVPAEGEQPAEEPAEAPPAEEGAPAAEEAPPTEATPAESATPAEGEPPAAEPEPAPAE, from the coding sequence atgtacagaaacgCATATCAACGAGGTATGCTCACAGTATTCTTCAGCGTCGGCTCCAAACCGTTGAACATTTGGGAGACACATACTCAGGATGGGTATATAACGAGGTTTCTGGATCAAGACATTAAGTCTATGGTGTTAGAAATAGGAGGAACTAATGTAAGCACAACGTACATGACTTGCCCGAAAGGCAACAACGTTCTGGGTATAACAATGCCTTTCCTGGTCATGATAGTTAAGAATCTAAAGAAGTATTTTACGTTTGAAGTGACGATTCTAGATGAGACAGGAACGAGACGCAGGTTTCGAGTATCAAATTTCCAGAGCAGCACACAAATATTACCTCTGTGCACTGTAATGCCAATCGGTCTTTCCGAGGGTTGGAACCAGATTCAGTTCAATTTGGCAGAATTCACGCGAAGGGCATACAAAAAGCAGTTTGTCGAGGTAcagaagttaaaaataaacgcAAACATACGACTTAGGAGGATATATTTCACCGAAAGGCTGATTCCAGAGGATCAGCTACCGCCGGAGTATAAACTATACTTTCCTTTGGCTACCAAAGGTGCTAAAGGAAAGAAAGCGATCGGACCTGACGTGAAAGACAAAGAAAACATTCAAGCTGCTGGTCCACAAGCCGCAGTACCACCAGTAGAAGAGAAGAAAGAAGAGCCACCTATAGAAGAAATTAAGGGTAGTAGAACAGAAGTAGCTAAGGCAGGTTCGAAAGTGTCTGTGCATTCGGTGAAGAAACTGCCATCGAAGTCAAAGGCTAGACTTGAGGAGGTGCCAGAAGGTGAGGTGCCCCCTGGTAGTAAGAGGACGTCTGTGGCTAGTGTGCCAGCACCGGCTGGAGGGGAGGAAGTACCAGCTGAGGGTGAACAACCTGCTGAGGAACCTGCTGAGGCTCCGCCAGCAGAAGAAGGAGCACCTGCTGCGGAAGAAGCTCCTCCAACAGAAGCAACACCAGCAGAATCTGCAACTCCAGCAGAAGGGGAACCTCCTGCTGCTGAGCCTGAACCAGCACCAGCTGAGTAG